One Methanobrevibacter sp. genomic window carries:
- a CDS encoding Bro-N domain-containing protein, which translates to MTDKSNILLFKDYKIRYIWDEEIEEYFFSVVDVVGVLSESKNPRKYWSVLKTRLNKEGVEVATICSQLKMHANDGKLRKTDVATKKQLFRIIQSIPSPNAEPFKQWLAHVGSERIDEIADPEIAIERAISTYRKKGYSEDWITQRIRSIEVRKDLTAEWDRSGVEEGLEYAILTNEISKSSFGITTGEHKKVKGLRKESLRDNMTNAELVINMLGELATTEISKVENPEGFEESKSVAIDGGTIAGNARRELEARTGKKVVSSKNAKNPKLLDEKFLN; encoded by the coding sequence ATGACTGATAAATCAAATATATTGTTATTCAAAGACTATAAAATTAGGTATATATGGGATGAAGAAATAGAAGAATACTTTTTTTCGGTAGTTGATGTTGTAGGAGTGCTCAGTGAAAGTAAAAACCCTAGAAAATATTGGAGTGTTCTTAAAACTCGCTTAAATAAAGAGGGTGTTGAAGTGGCTACAATTTGTAGCCAGTTAAAAATGCATGCTAATGATGGCAAATTACGTAAAACTGATGTAGCAACCAAAAAACAACTATTCAGAATCATTCAATCAATTCCATCACCAAATGCCGAACCATTCAAACAGTGGCTGGCTCATGTGGGCAGTGAAAGAATTGATGAAATAGCAGACCCTGAAATAGCTATTGAAAGAGCTATTAGTACATATAGAAAAAAAGGATATTCAGAAGATTGGATAACACAAAGAATCAGAAGTATTGAAGTGAGAAAAGATTTGACTGCTGAATGGGATAGATCAGGTGTAGAAGAAGGTCTTGAATATGCTATATTAACTAATGAAATTAGCAAATCATCATTTGGGATAACTACTGGAGAGCATAAAAAAGTTAAAGGGCTTAGAAAAGAAAGCCTTCGTGACAACATGACTAATGCTGAGTTAGTTATTAATATGTTAGGAGAACTTGCAACAACTGAAATCAGTAAAGTTGAAAATCCAGAAGGTTTTGAAGAAAGCAAATCTGTTGCTATTGATGGTGGCACTATTGCAGGGAATGCTCGAAGGGAATTAGAGGCAAGAACCGGAAAAAAAGTTGTCAGCAGTAAAAATGCTAAAAATCCAAAATTATTGGATGAAAAATTTCTGAATTAA
- the cas2 gene encoding CRISPR-associated endonuclease Cas2 gives MYMIASFDCKFKTNQQNIEKTLQHYGLRKIQSSLYAGDLNNDERQELTENISEIIRENDNVLIMPVCQSCYSKKENCGRKIKFKEELYKVF, from the coding sequence ATGTACATGATAGCAAGTTTTGATTGCAAATTCAAAACAAACCAGCAAAATATTGAAAAGACTCTTCAGCATTATGGACTTCGAAAGATTCAAAGTTCATTATATGCAGGAGATTTGAATAATGATGAAAGACAAGAACTCACTGAAAATATCTCTGAAATAATTCGTGAAAATGACAATGTATTAATCATGCCTGTATGTCAAAGCTGTTATTCAAAAAAGGAAAACTGCGGTCGAAAAATAAAATTCAAAGAGGAATTATACAAGGTGT